One window of Flavobacteriales bacterium genomic DNA carries:
- a CDS encoding CHASE3 domain-containing protein, giving the protein MFRIGDPAKRNLKERRLLRGLYAGTVILLAIFLFATIRTFDRYSSANRSIREGNAVLQELELMVSGLKDAQAGYRGYVLTHDTSFVLPFRIAQPAVEQSIRRLDSLSRAGATSLDLSKIQELSRQMLKGVQEQFLSERTSPIGLQGTELAQMQRSRDLMERVRTEQRQLTAEVERSRDVNLSEERSLKPDTPIMLVVYSILAILATGILFWRLFRALAKAERGETEIQRKVDELNKEVRTREFAERSLKRVLDSSPSSIMAFRSIRDDLGSVVDFEWILANRESVRIYGGREGGLIGNRLLTVMPELLGGDLFNVLLEVVESGMSYESDQQSTQRPDVWIHVHALRLLDGFVVTITDISETRRAQGLLAEGDRLAITGGIARTIAHEVRNPLTNLHMALEQMLDELEPEVQEEIKPYSEILQRNMHRISKLITDLLESSKAKELHKTPCNVEALLNTALASVQDRMDLLEMRADVSVESGVGEVMADPEVIGVALTNLCINAIEAMEEGKGHLFLKAAMHRDKVRVYVTDNGKGIAEENIQRLFQAFYSGRTGGMGLGLTSARTILNAHGVHMDVESTLGEGTTFTLTFPE; this is encoded by the coding sequence ATGTTCCGCATCGGTGACCCGGCCAAGCGAAACCTCAAGGAGCGTCGGTTGCTCCGGGGGTTGTATGCCGGCACGGTGATCCTGCTGGCCATTTTCCTATTCGCCACCATCCGTACCTTCGACCGCTATTCCTCCGCCAACCGGAGCATCCGGGAGGGCAATGCGGTGCTTCAGGAACTGGAATTGATGGTCTCCGGCCTGAAGGACGCCCAGGCGGGGTACCGGGGCTACGTCCTCACGCACGACACCTCCTTCGTGTTGCCCTTCCGTATTGCACAGCCGGCCGTGGAACAGAGCATCCGCCGGTTGGATTCACTGAGCCGTGCCGGTGCCACATCCCTTGACCTGAGCAAGATCCAGGAGCTCTCTCGGCAAATGCTCAAGGGCGTTCAGGAGCAATTTCTTTCCGAGCGCACCTCCCCGATCGGGCTTCAGGGTACGGAGCTGGCCCAAATGCAGCGCTCGCGGGACCTGATGGAACGGGTCCGGACCGAGCAAAGACAATTGACGGCCGAAGTGGAAAGGAGCCGGGACGTCAACCTGTCGGAAGAGCGGAGCCTGAAACCGGACACGCCCATAATGTTGGTGGTGTATTCCATCCTGGCCATATTGGCCACCGGCATCCTGTTCTGGCGGCTGTTCCGGGCGTTGGCCAAGGCGGAACGGGGCGAAACGGAGATCCAACGCAAGGTGGATGAGCTGAACAAGGAGGTCCGGACCCGTGAATTCGCCGAACGTTCGCTGAAGCGGGTGTTGGACAGCTCTCCCAGTTCCATCATGGCGTTCCGGAGCATCCGGGACGACCTCGGCAGCGTGGTGGATTTCGAGTGGATACTGGCGAACCGGGAAAGTGTGCGGATCTACGGTGGAAGGGAGGGAGGGTTGATCGGCAATCGCTTGTTGACAGTGATGCCCGAGCTTCTGGGGGGCGACCTGTTCAATGTTTTGCTGGAGGTGGTGGAATCCGGGATGTCCTACGAGAGTGACCAACAATCCACGCAGCGCCCGGATGTCTGGATCCATGTGCATGCCTTGCGCCTTCTGGACGGGTTCGTGGTGACGATCACCGACATCTCCGAGACGCGACGGGCCCAGGGGTTGTTGGCGGAAGGCGATCGCTTGGCCATCACCGGCGGCATCGCCCGCACCATCGCGCATGAGGTACGCAACCCGCTCACCAACCTGCACATGGCGCTCGAGCAGATGCTCGATGAACTGGAACCGGAGGTGCAGGAGGAGATCAAACCCTATTCCGAGATCCTGCAGCGGAACATGCACCGGATCAGCAAGCTCATCACCGACCTGCTGGAATCCTCCAAGGCGAAGGAACTGCACAAGACGCCCTGTAATGTAGAGGCTTTGTTGAACACCGCCCTGGCCTCGGTCCAAGACCGCATGGATCTGCTCGAGATGCGCGCCGACGTTTCCGTGGAAAGTGGCGTAGGGGAGGTGATGGCCGACCCTGAGGTGATCGGGGTGGCCTTGACCAACCTGTGCATCAATGCGATCGAGGCCATGGAGGAGGGCAAGGGCCACCTGTTTCTTAAGGCGGCGATGCATCGCGACAAGGTCCGCGTCTACGTGACCGACAACGGGAAGGGAATTGCCGAGGAGAACATCCAGCGACTTTTTCAAGCGTTCTATTCCGGCCGGACCGGGGGCATGGGGCTCGGCCTCACCAGCGCACGCACCATCCTCAATGCGCATGGTGTACACATGGACGTGGAAAGCACGCTGGGCGAAGGCACCACCTTTACACTTACTTTTCCGGAGTGA
- the ybeY gene encoding rRNA maturation RNase YbeY, translating into MAQGGIIAFKALGVTNAFRDRERLRKWIRAVASDHGHSIGEVTFVLLDDKGLLPYNKRYLGHDEFTDVITFDLQTGTGISGDILISYDRVRENAKTYGVSAQQELRRVMVHGLLHLMGHSDKSVAKREAMRVVEDKYLARLK; encoded by the coding sequence ATGGCCCAGGGCGGCATCATCGCGTTCAAGGCCCTTGGTGTCACCAATGCCTTCCGTGATCGTGAACGCCTTCGGAAATGGATCCGCGCCGTAGCCTCGGACCATGGGCACTCCATCGGCGAGGTCACCTTCGTTCTGCTGGATGACAAGGGTCTGCTGCCCTACAACAAGCGGTACTTGGGCCACGACGAGTTCACCGACGTGATCACCTTCGACTTGCAAACAGGTACGGGCATCTCGGGGGATATCCTCATCAGCTACGACCGGGTGCGGGAGAACGCGAAGACCTATGGCGTCAGCGCCCAGCAGGAGCTGCGTCGCGTGATGGTGCACGGCCTGCTGCACTTGATGGGCCACAGCGACAAGAGCGTGGCCAAGCGTGAGGCCATGCGGGTGGTGGAGGACAAGTACTTGGCGCGGCTGAAGTGA
- a CDS encoding ATP-binding protein, giving the protein MQFTERIEFAAKAENIHLAEKMIDEACGRYNVHESLYGNILIALTEAVNNAIHHGNALDPAKQVTLGYVAEGEKITFMVSDEGPGFDFEHLPDPTDPQNIEKPHGRGVFLMRALADNVDFSDNGASVALTFSLTPVAE; this is encoded by the coding sequence ATCCAGTTCACCGAGCGCATCGAATTTGCCGCCAAGGCCGAGAACATCCACTTGGCGGAAAAGATGATCGATGAGGCCTGTGGCCGGTATAACGTGCATGAATCCCTGTACGGGAACATCCTTATCGCGCTCACCGAGGCGGTGAACAATGCGATCCACCATGGCAACGCCTTGGATCCTGCCAAGCAGGTGACACTGGGCTATGTGGCGGAAGGGGAGAAGATCACCTTCATGGTCAGCGACGAAGGACCTGGTTTTGATTTTGAGCACCTGCCCGACCCCACGGACCCGCAGAACATCGAAAAGCCGCACGGCCGTGGCGTGTTCCTGATGCGCGCCCTTGCGGACAACGTGGATTTCTCGGACAACGGCGCCTCCGTGGCGCTGACCTTCAGCCTCACACCGGTCGCCGAATAA
- a CDS encoding DUF559 domain-containing protein, whose product MHEKYHNRSEQKSERQALRGRMTSSEATLWKALSDKQLDGRKFRRQHGIGPFIADFYCPSERLVIEVDGASHENPTSSANDGLRDEYMNTKNIHVLRIENKSIVDDLPGVLDLIRSCFQP is encoded by the coding sequence ATGCACGAGAAGTACCATAACCGCTCTGAACAGAAAAGCGAACGACAAGCTCTGAGAGGAAGGATGACCTCCTCCGAGGCAACGTTATGGAAAGCGCTGAGCGACAAGCAGCTTGATGGTCGGAAATTCAGAAGGCAGCATGGTATTGGCCCATTCATCGCGGACTTCTACTGCCCTTCGGAACGCTTGGTGATCGAAGTGGACGGGGCATCACATGAGAACCCCACTTCATCCGCCAATGATGGACTGCGGGATGAATACATGAATACCAAGAACATCCATGTGCTGCGTATTGAGAACAAGAGTATCGTTGATGATCTTCCCGGGGTTCTCGACCTGATCCGTAGTTGCTTTCAACCGTAG
- a CDS encoding cupin-like domain-containing protein encodes MEIKRASIQEMSPKQFTEEHWKPGIPLVFTDASQVWEANGTFTPDWFRKNYGGRRTVVEDTEYTMNEILDLVEGKDTSRPVPYPCKYHIETQLPEVRPMLKPLGLNYATPNWMESSWFSKGQWGGAIELFIGGPGGQFPYIHLDYYHLSAWINQLYGKKQFTVWPRGQEKYLYPDPNDPWKSMVTDHDNPDYEKFPLYRNATPITFTVGAGETLFIPFGIWHTAKSLEPTMSIAFDLLNGHNFPLFLKDVWWFRRNNKLKALAHSGYAALAGTACKLGDIAGVRRG; translated from the coding sequence ATGGAGATCAAACGCGCTTCGATCCAAGAGATGAGCCCCAAGCAGTTCACTGAGGAGCATTGGAAACCCGGCATCCCGCTCGTATTCACGGATGCCAGCCAAGTATGGGAGGCCAACGGCACCTTCACTCCGGACTGGTTCCGCAAGAACTACGGCGGCCGGCGCACCGTGGTGGAAGATACGGAATACACCATGAACGAGATCCTCGACCTGGTGGAGGGAAAGGACACCTCGCGCCCGGTGCCATATCCCTGCAAATACCATATTGAGACCCAGTTGCCGGAAGTGCGGCCCATGTTGAAGCCGCTCGGGCTGAACTATGCCACCCCGAACTGGATGGAAAGTTCCTGGTTCTCCAAAGGGCAATGGGGCGGTGCCATCGAACTCTTCATCGGCGGGCCGGGCGGGCAGTTCCCGTACATCCACTTGGACTACTACCACCTCAGCGCGTGGATCAACCAGCTTTATGGCAAGAAGCAGTTCACCGTGTGGCCGCGCGGGCAGGAGAAATACCTCTACCCGGATCCGAACGACCCGTGGAAATCCATGGTGACCGATCATGACAACCCGGACTACGAGAAGTTCCCGCTCTACCGGAACGCCACGCCCATCACCTTCACCGTGGGCGCGGGCGAAACGCTCTTCATCCCCTTCGGCATCTGGCACACGGCCAAGTCGCTGGAGCCCACGATGTCCATCGCGTTCGACCTGCTGAACGGGCACAACTTCCCGCTCTTTCTGAAGGACGTCTGGTGGTTCCGGCGCAACAACAAGCTAAAGGCACTGGCGCATTCGGGCTACGCAGCGTTGGCGGGCACGGCCTGCAAGCTGGGGGATATCGCCGGGGTGCGGCGGGGGTAG
- a CDS encoding DUF4175 domain-containing protein codes for MASDYDLLIAKLDGFIRKYYKDRLIRGALYSVGLLVLFFLMASLGEYFGKFGTGVRTGLFWLLTAVTTVVLVRFIAIPLVKLFRLGPVITHEEAASIVGNHFPQVKDKLLNTLQLRGQNEENPQRRMLIEASIAQRSRELSPVPFSTAIDLGRNRRYLRYALPPVGVLVILLFAAPSLITGPTKRILAHSTEFLPEAPFRFVVGNKDLTVPENEDFELQVEMQGDALPQQVFLEQDDKRIPLVRQDASHFTHRFRNVQEPVDFRLGADGFHSAAMRLSTEANPMLLGLTVALDYPLYLGLKNTVTNNTGDISVPAGTRVTWTAETRSADKLAIAFDDTTFSLLPAHPGDQSFTANRRFLKGSAYSLIPGNGDLKAQTTAQYRVDVVPDLYPTIAVEQKADSLSPHRLYFKGDIGDDHGFKRLAFHYRVTEGGDSIPADKRELSKNIAIQPNTTRQSFFDFEDLGELHLMPGDKLEYWFEVWDNDGVNGSKSARSTARIFEAPTLKELAEKQDKQGEAIKDELRESIKQAQELQRDLDKMRREMQDKKDLNWQDKQKMQNVLDRQKKLEQRIENATEQLKQTQQEQQSFKEGDERILQKQQQVQQLFENVLSEQMKELYKQVQEMLEKIDKDQLQEKMQDMKLSQEDVEKELDRALEQFKQMEVEQKAEDIADQLEKLAEEQQKLSEETQDPKSDKEDLKQKQDSLNKEFKDVRDQLDSLDKKNQELERPLDLPKTDEQEQSIQKEQENSSDQLEKKQDKKASESQKKAGEQMEQLAADMKSAMKDDQQEQAEEDMDALRQLLENIVQLSFDQEANMNDLQATAVRDPHLVDIGRQQKKLRDDAKLVEDSLFALSKRVPQLQAMVNREMNLVNDNMDQALSHLAEARANDRERPLAADRQQRAMTSLNNLALMLDEALQQMQQQASGMPGKGSCKKPGGAGSSSGDSKKMQKIKSQQEALSKQLEAMKKALEKGKKPGEKPGEKNPGGMGPGMSQQLAQLAAQQAALRQEMQRMAQELNKDGSGSGNGLQKLAEQMEQNEKDIVNKNLTNESMKRQQDIMTRMLEAEKAERERELDQKRESISGQDRDHPDPARFFNYQRSKMREAELLRTVPPGLKPYYKARVDQYFDTFDRP; via the coding sequence ATGGCCTCGGACTACGATCTGCTCATCGCCAAGCTGGATGGCTTCATCCGCAAGTACTACAAGGACCGCCTGATCCGCGGGGCCTTGTACAGCGTGGGGCTGCTCGTGCTTTTCTTCCTGATGGCCTCGCTGGGCGAGTACTTCGGGAAATTCGGCACAGGGGTGCGCACCGGTTTGTTCTGGCTGCTCACGGCCGTGACCACCGTGGTGCTGGTGCGTTTCATAGCCATTCCACTTGTGAAGCTGTTCCGCCTTGGTCCGGTGATCACGCATGAGGAGGCGGCGAGCATAGTGGGCAACCACTTTCCGCAGGTGAAGGATAAGCTCCTGAACACCTTGCAATTGCGGGGGCAGAACGAGGAAAATCCACAGCGGCGGATGCTCATCGAGGCCAGCATCGCGCAGCGCAGCCGGGAGCTTTCGCCAGTGCCCTTCAGCACCGCCATCGACCTGGGCCGCAACCGTCGCTACTTGCGTTACGCCTTGCCACCGGTAGGCGTACTGGTGATCCTGCTCTTCGCGGCGCCCAGCCTCATTACCGGTCCCACGAAACGGATCTTGGCCCACAGCACCGAGTTTCTGCCGGAGGCGCCGTTCCGTTTTGTGGTAGGCAACAAAGACCTGACCGTGCCGGAGAACGAGGACTTCGAATTGCAGGTGGAAATGCAGGGCGACGCCTTGCCTCAGCAGGTTTTTCTTGAGCAGGACGACAAGCGCATCCCCTTGGTACGCCAAGATGCTTCACACTTCACACACCGCTTCCGCAACGTGCAGGAGCCGGTGGATTTCCGCCTTGGCGCGGACGGTTTCCACAGCGCGGCCATGCGCCTGAGCACCGAGGCCAACCCCATGCTGCTCGGCCTTACCGTGGCACTCGATTACCCGCTGTACTTGGGCCTGAAGAACACCGTGACGAACAACACCGGCGACATCAGCGTGCCCGCCGGCACCCGCGTCACCTGGACAGCCGAGACCCGCAGCGCGGACAAGCTCGCCATCGCCTTCGATGACACCACCTTCAGCCTGCTTCCGGCACACCCCGGCGACCAGAGCTTCACTGCCAACCGGCGCTTTCTCAAGGGCAGCGCCTATTCGCTGATCCCCGGCAACGGAGACCTGAAGGCCCAGACAACGGCGCAGTATCGCGTGGACGTGGTGCCCGATCTGTACCCCACCATCGCCGTGGAGCAGAAGGCCGACAGCCTCTCACCGCACCGCCTGTACTTCAAGGGCGACATCGGCGATGACCACGGCTTCAAACGCCTGGCCTTCCACTACCGCGTAACTGAGGGCGGCGACAGCATCCCGGCGGACAAGCGCGAGCTCAGCAAGAACATAGCCATCCAGCCGAACACCACCCGCCAGAGCTTCTTCGACTTCGAGGACTTGGGCGAGCTGCACCTGATGCCCGGGGACAAGCTGGAATACTGGTTCGAGGTGTGGGACAACGACGGCGTCAACGGCAGCAAAAGCGCACGCAGCACCGCGCGGATCTTCGAAGCGCCCACGCTGAAGGAGCTGGCGGAGAAGCAGGACAAGCAGGGCGAGGCGATCAAGGACGAGCTCCGCGAGAGCATCAAGCAGGCGCAGGAACTGCAACGTGACCTGGACAAGATGCGCCGGGAGATGCAGGACAAGAAGGACCTGAACTGGCAGGACAAGCAGAAGATGCAGAACGTGCTGGACCGGCAGAAGAAGCTGGAGCAGCGCATCGAGAACGCCACGGAGCAGTTGAAGCAGACGCAGCAAGAGCAGCAGAGCTTCAAGGAGGGCGATGAGCGGATCCTTCAGAAACAGCAACAGGTGCAGCAGCTTTTTGAGAACGTGTTGAGCGAGCAGATGAAGGAGCTCTACAAGCAGGTGCAGGAGATGTTGGAGAAGATCGACAAGGACCAGCTGCAGGAGAAGATGCAGGACATGAAGCTGAGCCAGGAGGACGTGGAGAAGGAGCTGGACCGCGCCCTGGAGCAGTTCAAGCAGATGGAGGTGGAGCAGAAGGCGGAGGACATCGCCGACCAACTGGAGAAGCTCGCCGAGGAACAACAGAAGCTGAGCGAGGAGACCCAGGACCCCAAGAGTGACAAGGAGGACCTGAAGCAGAAGCAGGATTCGTTGAACAAGGAATTCAAGGACGTGCGCGACCAGCTGGATTCACTGGACAAGAAGAACCAGGAACTGGAGCGGCCACTGGACCTTCCGAAGACGGACGAGCAGGAGCAGAGCATCCAGAAAGAACAGGAGAACAGCAGCGATCAGCTTGAGAAGAAGCAAGACAAAAAGGCCAGCGAGAGCCAGAAGAAAGCCGGGGAACAGATGGAGCAATTGGCCGCTGACATGAAGAGCGCCATGAAGGACGACCAACAGGAGCAGGCCGAGGAGGACATGGACGCGTTGCGGCAATTGCTGGAAAACATCGTCCAGCTCAGCTTCGACCAAGAGGCGAACATGAACGACCTGCAAGCCACGGCCGTGCGCGACCCGCACCTCGTGGACATCGGGCGGCAGCAGAAGAAACTGCGCGACGACGCCAAGCTGGTAGAGGATTCGCTCTTCGCCCTGAGCAAGCGCGTGCCGCAGTTGCAGGCCATGGTGAACCGCGAGATGAACCTCGTGAACGACAATATGGACCAAGCCCTTTCACACCTTGCGGAAGCCCGTGCCAACGACCGCGAACGCCCCTTGGCAGCGGACCGTCAGCAGCGTGCCATGACGTCCTTGAACAACCTCGCGCTGATGCTCGACGAAGCCCTTCAGCAGATGCAGCAGCAGGCCAGCGGCATGCCGGGCAAGGGTAGTTGCAAAAAGCCGGGCGGCGCGGGCAGCAGCAGTGGCGACAGCAAGAAGATGCAGAAGATCAAGAGCCAGCAGGAGGCCTTGTCCAAGCAGTTGGAGGCGATGAAAAAGGCGCTGGAAAAAGGAAAGAAACCCGGAGAAAAGCCCGGCGAAAAGAACCCCGGAGGCATGGGTCCGGGCATGAGCCAACAGCTCGCGCAATTGGCGGCCCAGCAGGCGGCGCTGCGGCAGGAGATGCAGCGCATGGCCCAAGAGTTGAACAAGGACGGCTCAGGCAGTGGTAACGGCCTGCAGAAGCTCGCGGAGCAGATGGAGCAGAACGAGAAGGACATCGTGAACAAGAACCTCACGAACGAATCGATGAAGCGCCAACAGGACATCATGACGCGCATGCTGGAGGCGGAGAAGGCGGAGCGTGAACGTGAGCTGGACCAGAAGCGCGAAAGCATTTCCGGACAGGACCGCGATCACCCGGATCCAGCCCGCTTTTTCAACTACCAACGCAGTAAAATGCGTGAGGCAGAACTGCTCCGCACGGTGCCTCCGGGGCTCAAGCCCTATTACAAGGCCCGTGTGGATCAGTATTTCGATACTTTTGACCGACCCTGA
- a CDS encoding enoyl-CoA hydratase/isomerase family protein has translation MSFSNLLIADAEGIRTITINRPEQLNALNRATISELDQALDQAQADKAVRVLIITGSGPKAFVAGADIKEFAHFSVEEGKMLSAEGHKLLFDHVEHFEKPVIAAVNGFALGGGLELAMSCHFRVASDNARMGLPETSLGVIPGYGGTQRLARLMGKGKAMEMIFTAGMIKADEALQWGLVNHVVPQAELLAKCNELAAAIMKNSPTALASAIRAVNAGYEPGANGMQREIEEFGKCFGTPDFIEGTSAFMEKRKPEFGK, from the coding sequence ATGTCCTTTTCCAATCTCCTGATCGCTGATGCGGAAGGCATCCGCACCATCACCATCAACCGGCCGGAGCAGCTCAACGCACTGAACCGCGCGACCATCTCCGAGCTGGACCAAGCGCTGGACCAGGCCCAAGCCGACAAGGCCGTGCGCGTGCTCATCATCACCGGCAGCGGCCCCAAGGCTTTTGTGGCCGGTGCCGACATCAAGGAGTTCGCGCATTTTTCCGTGGAAGAAGGCAAGATGCTCAGCGCCGAAGGACACAAGCTGCTCTTCGACCATGTGGAGCATTTCGAAAAACCGGTGATCGCGGCGGTGAACGGTTTCGCGCTGGGCGGTGGGCTGGAATTGGCCATGAGCTGCCACTTCCGCGTGGCCAGCGACAACGCACGCATGGGCCTGCCGGAAACGAGCTTGGGCGTGATCCCCGGCTACGGCGGCACGCAACGCCTCGCGCGCCTCATGGGCAAGGGCAAGGCCATGGAGATGATCTTTACCGCCGGCATGATCAAAGCCGACGAGGCCCTGCAATGGGGCTTGGTGAACCACGTTGTACCACAGGCCGAACTACTGGCCAAGTGCAACGAACTGGCCGCCGCGATCATGAAGAACTCCCCTACCGCATTAGCCTCCGCCATCCGCGCGGTGAACGCCGGTTACGAGCCGGGCGCCAACGGCATGCAACGCGAGATCGAGGAGTTCGGAAAATGCTTTGGCACACCGGACTTCATTGAGGGGACGAGCGCATTCATGGAGAAGCGGAAGCCAGAGTTCGGTAAGTGA
- a CDS encoding oligosaccharide flippase family protein, which yields MSVLRKLAGQTAIYGVSSIVARFLNYLLTPLYTSRGVFAPAAFGVITSLYAWTAFLNVVLTYGMETTFFRFASKHEGNKRIYTTAVYLLAGSTVVFLSLGMLFAHSIAAMMGYPDHVVSVRLLVLIIGIEAMATVPMANLRLKNRPWKFAAINVASVLLNVVMSLFIFMYCMPKYNAGESNALINAVYDPSFGVGYVFLLNLISSSLKFLLLLPEWPPLRFGNSEKAFDTKLLRPMLAFGLPLLVAGLAGMTNETADRVLMKHLLPANIADAQIGIYGACYKLAMLITLFIQAFRFAAEPFFFSHAKEKDSRQTFARIMNIFVAVCMSAFLLVMLFLDAFKWFIPNPAYWPGLVVVPVLMLANVFLGIYYNQSVWYKLSDRTRAGSTISIIGAIITLTLLFWWIPIFGYLGAAWATFLCYASMAVISYVWGQKHYPVPYNVARVLGYMAGGVFLWWGCEQLPLEGPAKYAVRAVVFLGAVGYAWKLERSSVQRTTDGQAADL from the coding sequence GTGAGCGTCCTCAGAAAACTCGCAGGCCAGACGGCCATCTATGGGGTGAGCAGCATCGTTGCGCGCTTCCTCAACTACCTGCTTACGCCGCTGTACACCAGCCGTGGGGTGTTCGCGCCGGCGGCCTTCGGGGTGATCACCTCACTCTATGCATGGACGGCCTTCCTCAACGTGGTGCTCACCTACGGGATGGAGACCACCTTCTTCCGCTTTGCGAGCAAGCACGAAGGCAATAAGCGGATCTACACCACCGCTGTTTATCTGCTTGCAGGCTCCACGGTGGTTTTCCTGTCGCTTGGGATGCTCTTCGCGCATTCCATCGCCGCCATGATGGGCTATCCGGACCATGTCGTTTCAGTGCGCCTGCTCGTGCTGATCATCGGCATCGAGGCCATGGCCACCGTGCCCATGGCGAACCTGCGCCTGAAGAACCGGCCGTGGAAGTTCGCCGCCATCAACGTGGCCAGCGTGCTGCTGAACGTGGTGATGAGCCTCTTCATCTTCATGTACTGCATGCCCAAGTACAACGCCGGGGAAAGCAATGCACTGATCAATGCCGTGTACGACCCGAGCTTCGGCGTGGGCTATGTCTTCCTCCTCAACCTCATCAGCAGCAGCCTGAAATTCCTGCTGTTGCTACCGGAGTGGCCACCGTTGCGGTTCGGCAATTCCGAGAAGGCGTTCGATACCAAGCTGCTGCGCCCTATGCTGGCGTTCGGCCTTCCGCTATTGGTGGCGGGCCTCGCGGGCATGACCAACGAAACAGCGGACCGCGTGCTGATGAAACACCTGCTTCCGGCGAATATCGCGGATGCCCAGATCGGGATCTACGGCGCCTGCTACAAGCTGGCGATGCTGATCACGCTCTTCATTCAGGCCTTCCGCTTCGCCGCGGAACCGTTCTTCTTCAGCCATGCCAAGGAGAAGGACAGCCGCCAGACGTTCGCGCGCATCATGAACATCTTCGTGGCGGTGTGTATGAGCGCTTTCTTGCTCGTGATGCTGTTCTTGGACGCCTTCAAATGGTTCATCCCCAACCCAGCTTATTGGCCAGGTCTCGTTGTGGTGCCCGTCCTGATGCTGGCCAACGTCTTCCTCGGCATCTACTACAACCAGAGCGTTTGGTACAAGCTGAGCGACCGCACGCGCGCCGGCAGCACCATCTCCATCATCGGGGCCATCATCACACTGACACTGCTGTTCTGGTGGATCCCGATCTTCGGATATTTAGGCGCCGCTTGGGCCACCTTCCTCTGCTACGCCTCCATGGCCGTGATCAGCTACGTGTGGGGCCAGAAGCACTACCCTGTGCCCTACAACGTGGCCCGTGTGCTGGGCTATATGGCAGGTGGCGTGTTCCTCTGGTGGGGCTGCGAGCAATTGCCGCTGGAGGGTCCCGCGAAGTACGCCGTGCGGGCAGTGGTCTTCCTCGGCGCGGTAGGATATGCGTGGAAGCTGGAACGGTCTTCCGTTCAGAGGACCACGGACGGGCAAGCAGCAGATCTCTGA